In Bacteroidota bacterium, one genomic interval encodes:
- a CDS encoding DUF4407 domain-containing protein, giving the protein MKSFIKYVFRKVETFFLWSSGADLSVLQQVPMEKNKFLGIGGTIIFTALMASFAGGYAFFTAFKESFQLSNSDGIKVEIILVKSYYLAVFFGIFWGALIFNLDRFIVSTFGVGDGKKTISRQELFEATPRLIMAIILGFVISTPLELKLFEKEIKVEVENMIRNERDKLDGKEAPLLKIISDKKTEIKQLKQDQNSLITKVESIPNAQTIEDKQIALINDEINRLDQLISSNNVSYTKYNTLFENATDEAEKGQYKKIRDKFSNGSNLKKKSELLTQISSLNNEKFESGKSLIKETNELRKINQPKIEALEKEVSNFERQLLDKKNANDEVTKQFSGLMARMLALSNLTDRYLTIWFSKWLITLLFIFIEIAPILFKMMTERGPYDDIIDRIKHVEKVRQLEIQSNVNQEINTAVRIHSDKYEQKLNVELQSNKEVLEAISKAQQEIALVAIETWKEEQKKKMRDSGASIISSENR; this is encoded by the coding sequence ATGAAATCATTTATAAAGTATGTATTTAGAAAAGTTGAAACATTTTTTCTTTGGTCATCAGGTGCAGATTTAAGTGTACTTCAGCAAGTGCCTATGGAAAAGAATAAGTTTTTAGGTATTGGTGGGACTATTATTTTTACTGCATTGATGGCTAGTTTTGCCGGTGGGTATGCCTTTTTTACGGCATTTAAGGAATCGTTTCAACTATCGAATTCTGATGGAATCAAAGTTGAAATTATTTTAGTTAAGAGCTATTATTTAGCTGTATTCTTTGGTATTTTCTGGGGCGCCTTAATTTTCAATTTAGATCGGTTTATCGTATCAACCTTTGGTGTTGGCGATGGAAAAAAAACTATTTCGAGACAGGAACTTTTTGAAGCAACACCAAGGCTTATAATGGCCATCATACTTGGTTTTGTTATTTCTACTCCTCTTGAATTAAAATTATTTGAAAAGGAAATAAAAGTTGAAGTTGAGAATATGATTAGAAATGAGAGGGATAAGTTGGATGGTAAAGAGGCTCCATTATTGAAAATTATTTCTGATAAGAAGACTGAAATCAAACAATTAAAACAAGATCAAAATTCCTTAATAACAAAAGTCGAATCAATTCCGAATGCACAAACAATAGAAGACAAGCAAATAGCATTGATTAATGATGAAATAAACAGACTTGACCAATTAATAAGCTCTAACAATGTTAGCTATACTAAATACAATACATTGTTTGAAAATGCAACAGATGAAGCGGAGAAAGGTCAATATAAAAAAATACGAGACAAATTTTCCAATGGTTCGAACCTTAAAAAGAAGTCAGAATTGCTAACTCAAATATCAAGTTTAAACAATGAGAAATTTGAAAGTGGTAAGAGTTTAATTAAAGAAACTAATGAGTTGAGGAAGATTAATCAACCCAAAATTGAAGCATTAGAAAAGGAGGTCTCTAATTTTGAAAGACAATTATTAGATAAGAAGAATGCTAACGATGAAGTTACCAAACAGTTCTCAGGATTAATGGCACGCATGTTGGCCCTTTCTAATTTAACAGATAGATACTTAACAATATGGTTTTCAAAATGGTTGATTACTTTGCTTTTTATTTTTATTGAAATTGCACCAATTTTGTTTAAAATGATGACAGAGAGAGGGCCATATGATGACATTATCGACAGAATAAAGCATGTAGAAAAAGTTAGACAGTTAGAAATACAGTCTAATGTAAATCAAGAAATAAATACAGCAGTAAGAATCCATTCAGATAAATATGAACAAAAATTAAATGTTGAATTGCAATCAAATAAAGAAGTACTTGAAGCCATTTCAAAAGCTCAACAAGAAATAGCACTTGTTGCCATTGAAACTTGGAAGGAGGAACAAAAAAAGAAAATGAGAGATAGTGGAGCAAGTATTATTAGTTCAGAAAACAGATAA
- a CDS encoding VWA domain-containing protein: protein MSNELEKNNTKLSQQQTGLGKAKLGQSMLAGSLASLSKITLPRMFNQLVIFLLDGSGSMTYPGSSGKSKGHEVHQAVINVLERLKDSKNESSFDVALWAFANESVSMFPIKQINEFNLVKDCFNPCEFINDYSKTNLQDTLISARELSLSYLEKHRDQNTKVLIIILGDGAINDYESTLEVKESLIGNEKIVFSSILFESPGWIEKFDESIIESVKGEFSKLATSEADYMSTVDPEKIRSHMIQSITKISKI, encoded by the coding sequence ATGAGTAATGAATTAGAAAAAAACAATACTAAATTAAGCCAACAACAAACTGGGTTGGGCAAGGCGAAACTTGGTCAAAGCATGTTGGCTGGATCATTAGCAAGCCTTAGCAAAATTACTTTACCTCGGATGTTTAATCAGTTAGTGATATTTCTATTAGATGGAAGTGGTTCAATGACTTATCCTGGTAGTTCGGGTAAATCGAAGGGCCATGAAGTCCATCAGGCTGTAATAAACGTCTTAGAAAGGTTGAAAGACAGCAAAAACGAATCATCTTTTGATGTGGCATTGTGGGCATTTGCTAACGAATCAGTTTCTATGTTTCCAATTAAACAGATAAATGAATTTAATTTGGTAAAAGATTGTTTTAATCCATGCGAGTTTATTAATGATTACTCAAAAACAAATCTTCAGGATACTCTTATAAGCGCAAGGGAACTATCATTAAGTTATTTAGAAAAACACAGAGATCAAAATACAAAAGTGCTTATTATTATACTTGGTGATGGCGCAATAAATGATTACGAAAGTACATTAGAGGTAAAAGAATCACTAATTGGTAACGAAAAAATTGTTTTTTCATCAATATTATTCGAGTCTCCAGGTTGGATTGAAAAGTTTGACGAATCTATTATCGAGAGTGTCAAAGGTGAATTTTCTAAATTGGCTACCTCTGAAGCGGATTATATGTCGACAGTGGATCCAGAAAAAATTAGAAGCCATATGATTCAGAGTATTACAAAAATTTCAAAAATATAA
- a CDS encoding DUF3883 domain-containing protein, whose protein sequence is MESLKESSEFCEAFAEIICTLFLVSDKKDDYRAVFKDKNSLKDSLYIIKSKSLEDKLSEARILFGVSLQEINFWNTLLNTNANKISQDISQESELIIELKNIFGEDFELPGNYKKVDLENFNNKESVDFLKWACKLTSLNLLQIKKLLPDFNGIRDWHYSKFKNLFSIEELFGKALLLSLSNQGIAEQSKFYSIRKTYNEFVDKANKRLSIENAYLFDVDYKQLLLDNLDRSYNINTKDTALVGILILNYYEELLDDYKIEMNDLSDEIKGLLYFEGHYAHLKTLFDELKKDDDTATEKDIPSDDAVLPISKTLIGGKNAPLPKGKKTKARPPLEFSKKREGQQKRAGKIAEKFVFNSLKKEYPEGNIQWLSGNSEQQGMVKDDSLGYDIRYTIDNSENWIFLEVKSVSNDSFIISAHEVYVAFEKSKIGEEYHLGLVKDGKYIWLRIFLLPMNGKITLN, encoded by the coding sequence GAGCAGTTTTTAAGGACAAAAATTCGCTTAAAGATTCGCTTTATATTATAAAATCAAAATCATTAGAGGATAAGTTAAGCGAAGCTCGAATCCTTTTCGGTGTTTCATTACAAGAAATTAATTTCTGGAATACTTTATTAAATACTAATGCTAATAAAATTAGTCAAGACATATCACAAGAATCCGAATTAATTATAGAGTTGAAAAATATTTTTGGTGAAGATTTTGAATTACCAGGAAATTACAAAAAAGTAGACCTTGAAAATTTCAATAACAAAGAAAGTGTTGATTTTCTAAAATGGGCATGTAAATTAACTTCGCTCAACTTGTTGCAGATTAAGAAATTATTACCCGATTTTAATGGCATTAGAGATTGGCATTATTCAAAATTTAAAAATCTATTTTCTATTGAGGAGCTATTTGGGAAAGCTTTATTATTATCGTTAAGTAACCAAGGAATTGCGGAACAATCAAAATTTTATAGTATTAGAAAGACTTATAATGAATTTGTTGATAAAGCAAATAAGAGACTTTCTATAGAAAATGCATATTTATTTGATGTTGACTATAAACAATTGTTATTAGATAATTTAGATAGATCATACAACATCAACACTAAGGATACTGCGCTAGTAGGTATTTTAATTTTAAATTACTATGAAGAATTGCTTGATGATTATAAGATTGAAATGAATGATCTGTCTGATGAAATTAAAGGATTGCTTTATTTTGAAGGACATTACGCTCACCTAAAAACACTTTTTGATGAGTTAAAGAAGGACGATGATACAGCAACTGAAAAGGATATTCCATCTGATGATGCAGTTTTGCCAATTTCAAAGACTTTAATTGGAGGAAAAAATGCTCCATTACCCAAAGGAAAGAAAACTAAAGCAAGACCTCCATTAGAGTTCAGCAAGAAAAGGGAAGGCCAGCAAAAAAGAGCCGGAAAAATAGCCGAAAAATTTGTTTTTAACTCTTTGAAGAAAGAATACCCCGAGGGGAACATTCAATGGTTATCAGGCAACTCCGAGCAGCAAGGTATGGTTAAAGACGATAGTTTGGGATATGATATTAGATACACAATTGACAACTCAGAAAATTGGATTTTTTTAGAAGTGAAATCTGTTTCGAATGATAGTTTTATAATAAGTGCCCATGAAGTTTATGTAGCTTTTGAAAAATCGAAAATTGGAGAAGAGTACCATTTGGGCTTAGTAAAAGATGGAAAATACATATGGTTGAGGATTTTTTTATTACCGATGAATGGAAAGATAACTTTGAATTAA